Proteins encoded by one window of Shewanella avicenniae:
- a CDS encoding MMPL family transporter — MLRLRLSFALWLMLLSSISAVGIWQWQQGARIETDILAMLPTISQDPLIKRAQERVEQQFANRIYLALVADNQTAAVNAAKPVLAALKQSAAFDNVSSAPQQLQSLASFYFPYRMQLLTAEQQQLLQQQDVDQLVAKAQQQLFNPFGAANSALLANDPLLLFPDWLHSLAAGQQYQQQDGILLRPTTTGVAAIISAQGVGSAFNPAAQQQQLQALNHALATVLPDITVLKAGALFHAAAATETATQEISWIGGISLLGVVLLVLWCFRSLMPLSIALLTLASSFVVATAVTLSVFHQLHLLTLVFGTSLVGIAIDYSFHFYCERLQHAKDDGDTGTNSAQRSLTQIMPTLSLALLSSVIAYVALAFTPFPGMRQVALFCASGLIFTWLTLLLAYPLLANQPLAAHSQALAWAQRLSQQLLQRRLPLQLLAIIAVVLVAGNLRLVSNDDVRQLQQSPASVIEPEQQLRQLLSGGTDNQFLLVSGDTPEQLLQKLERLSSQLQQLVQQQQLGSFVSLSRFVPSAQTQQLQHQLQGQIYLQLPQILPQLDLDDSLANALLQQYRTNPTLTIDAWRATEAAKQSGLAQLWLDNQPSYAAIVLLGGIQHLPALTQLAAQDSQLQLVDKVADISRTMAHFRVLTLVLLAATLAVAALLFIGRYGTAQGVKIALVPILAALMTLGSLGWLGAELTLFHSLALILVFGIGVDYSLFFANAKQQTAAVLLAVLLSAISTLLAFGLLGFSQTHAIAAFGQTLTLGILFTLVLALQLALPHSAKES, encoded by the coding sequence ATGCTGCGGCTGCGGCTGAGTTTTGCACTTTGGCTGATGCTGCTCAGCAGTATCAGCGCCGTGGGTATTTGGCAATGGCAGCAAGGCGCACGCATTGAAACAGATATTCTGGCGATGCTGCCCACTATCAGCCAAGACCCGCTTATCAAACGTGCTCAAGAGCGGGTTGAACAGCAGTTTGCCAATCGCATCTACCTCGCCTTGGTCGCGGACAATCAAACTGCCGCGGTAAATGCCGCCAAACCAGTGCTGGCCGCGCTCAAACAAAGCGCCGCGTTTGACAACGTCAGCAGTGCGCCGCAACAGTTGCAATCGCTGGCCAGTTTCTATTTTCCCTATCGCATGCAGTTGTTGACCGCAGAGCAGCAGCAACTATTGCAACAACAGGATGTTGATCAGTTAGTTGCTAAGGCGCAGCAGCAACTGTTTAACCCGTTTGGCGCGGCTAATAGCGCGCTGCTGGCGAATGACCCACTGTTGCTATTCCCCGACTGGTTGCACTCGTTGGCGGCTGGACAGCAATACCAGCAACAAGACGGCATTTTGCTGCGACCAACCACGACCGGTGTGGCGGCCATTATCAGCGCTCAAGGCGTTGGTTCAGCGTTTAATCCAGCGGCGCAGCAGCAACAGCTGCAGGCGTTAAACCATGCCTTAGCCACAGTATTGCCTGACATCACCGTGCTCAAGGCGGGCGCGTTGTTTCATGCGGCAGCAGCCACCGAGACCGCAACCCAAGAGATCAGTTGGATTGGCGGTATTTCCCTGCTCGGCGTGGTGCTGTTAGTGTTGTGGTGTTTTCGCTCGCTGATGCCACTGTCGATTGCGTTGCTAACCTTAGCCAGCAGCTTTGTGGTGGCCACCGCGGTAACCCTCAGCGTCTTCCACCAGCTACATCTGCTTACGCTGGTGTTTGGCACCAGCTTGGTCGGCATCGCCATCGACTACAGTTTTCACTTCTATTGCGAACGGCTGCAACATGCCAAAGATGATGGCGACACAGGAACAAATTCAGCACAGCGCAGTTTAACGCAGATCATGCCGACCTTGAGTTTGGCGTTGTTGAGCAGCGTGATTGCCTATGTGGCGCTGGCGTTCACGCCATTTCCGGGCATGCGCCAAGTGGCACTGTTTTGCGCCTCGGGTCTGATTTTTACTTGGCTGACACTGCTGCTGGCCTATCCGCTACTGGCCAATCAACCACTTGCCGCACACAGTCAGGCGTTAGCTTGGGCGCAGCGTTTAAGTCAGCAACTGCTGCAACGCCGACTACCATTGCAACTGTTGGCAATCATCGCCGTGGTGCTTGTCGCTGGCAATTTACGCTTAGTCAGCAACGACGATGTGCGCCAATTGCAGCAAAGCCCAGCCAGTGTCATCGAGCCAGAGCAGCAATTACGTCAGCTGTTAAGTGGTGGCACCGACAATCAGTTTTTATTGGTCAGTGGCGATACGCCAGAACAACTGCTGCAAAAGTTGGAGCGGTTAAGTAGCCAACTGCAGCAACTGGTTCAGCAGCAACAACTGGGCAGCTTTGTGTCGCTGTCGCGGTTTGTGCCGAGTGCGCAAACCCAACAGCTGCAACATCAACTGCAAGGGCAAATCTATCTGCAGCTGCCGCAAATCCTGCCGCAGTTGGACTTGGATGACAGCCTTGCAAATGCTTTGCTGCAGCAATATCGCACCAATCCAACCCTCACCATTGACGCGTGGCGCGCGACTGAAGCTGCGAAGCAAAGCGGTTTGGCGCAGTTATGGTTAGATAATCAACCCAGCTATGCGGCAATTGTGCTCTTGGGCGGGATTCAACATCTGCCTGCGCTGACTCAATTAGCAGCGCAGGATTCACAGCTGCAACTGGTGGATAAAGTCGCCGATATCTCCCGTACCATGGCACATTTCCGCGTATTGACCTTAGTGCTATTGGCCGCCACCTTAGCCGTTGCCGCACTGTTATTTATCGGGCGTTATGGCACAGCCCAAGGTGTTAAAATTGCATTAGTGCCGATATTGGCGGCGCTAATGACCTTGGGCAGCTTAGGCTGGCTCGGGGCAGAGTTGACCTTGTTCCACAGCTTGGCGCTGATCCTCGTATTTGGGATTGGTGTGGATTACAGCTTGTTTTTTGCTAACGCCAAGCAGCAAACCGCGGCAGTCTTGTTAGCCGTATTGCTGTCGGCGATCTCAACGCTGCTCGCATTTGGGCTGCTCGGGTTCAGCCAAACCCATGCCATCGCCGCCTTTGGCCAAACCTTGACCCTCGGAATTTTGTTTACCTTAGTGCTCGCACTGCAATTAGCTCTGCCGCACTCGGCTAAGGAGTCATGA
- a CDS encoding outer membrane lipoprotein carrier protein LolA, giving the protein MSRCSRANSVVRQWLVERTTRLLHLGAMTYLLTGMLSALLFNMAVADDSPLIRTNADDFQALFSAPATQNELSQLMQSLALGNASRGEFQQTRWLKVLKRPLQSQGKFVFSAAQGLYWQQLKPFATTLILQQNSLTQIDSQGNRSQQATSAAPAELSQLMPQLMRALLSADIDFLQQHFSLHLQHPSDQSHWQLGLVAQDPQLMALLPHIVLSGDSELRRILLLGQQQDVSEIALFNVQQGTLTTAEQALFPPVGAQN; this is encoded by the coding sequence ATGAGTCGCTGCAGTAGGGCAAACTCAGTAGTGCGCCAGTGGTTGGTTGAACGAACCACGCGACTGCTGCATCTCGGTGCAATGACATACCTGCTAACGGGCATGCTCAGCGCATTGCTGTTCAATATGGCAGTTGCCGACGACAGCCCTCTCATTCGCACCAACGCAGACGACTTTCAAGCGCTGTTTAGCGCACCCGCCACTCAAAATGAACTGAGCCAATTGATGCAATCGCTCGCACTTGGCAACGCCAGTCGCGGTGAATTTCAACAAACTCGCTGGCTCAAGGTGCTCAAACGCCCGCTGCAAAGCCAAGGCAAGTTCGTGTTTTCCGCTGCACAAGGTTTGTATTGGCAGCAGCTCAAACCATTTGCTACCACGCTGATATTGCAGCAAAACTCGCTGACCCAAATCGACAGTCAGGGCAACCGCAGCCAACAAGCCACCAGTGCAGCACCCGCAGAATTGAGTCAGTTAATGCCGCAATTGATGCGTGCCTTGCTCAGTGCGGACATCGACTTTCTGCAGCAGCATTTTAGCCTGCATTTGCAACACCCTAGCGACCAGAGCCATTGGCAGTTGGGGCTCGTCGCGCAAGATCCCCAACTTATGGCCTTGCTGCCACACATAGTACTGTCAGGTGACAGCGAGTTACGGCGGATTCTGCTGCTAGGGCAGCAACAAGACGTCAGTGAAATCGCACTGTTCAACGTGCAACAAGGTACGCTGACGACAGCAGAACAAGCGCTGTTTCCCCCTGTTGGAGCGCAGAATTAA
- a CDS encoding acyl-CoA thioesterase: MKAILQVAVEMEVPFFDVDSMGITWHGNYLKYFEVARCKLLEQINYGYRQMQASGYMWPIVDTQVKYVKPTTFEQKIRVEASLVEWENRLKIQYQIFDCASGERTTKGYSIQAAVDMQSKELCFETPAAFRERLQPYLEAQ, from the coding sequence GTGAAAGCCATATTGCAGGTAGCAGTTGAAATGGAAGTGCCCTTTTTTGATGTCGACTCAATGGGGATCACTTGGCATGGCAATTATCTCAAATATTTTGAAGTCGCCCGCTGTAAGCTGTTGGAACAGATCAATTATGGCTACCGGCAGATGCAAGCGTCTGGCTATATGTGGCCGATTGTCGATACCCAAGTCAAATATGTAAAACCGACTACCTTTGAGCAAAAAATTCGCGTCGAAGCCAGCTTGGTCGAGTGGGAAAATCGACTAAAAATCCAATACCAGATTTTTGATTGCGCCAGCGGCGAACGCACCACCAAAGGCTACAGCATTCAGGCGGCGGTCGACATGCAAAGCAAAGAGCTGTGTTTTGAAACTCCAGCGGCATTTCGTGAGCGGTTACAGCCTTACTTGGAGGCGCAATGA
- a CDS encoding HAL/PAL/TAL family ammonia-lyase, with the protein MSRVADPIIVGQQPLTIAQVAAVAAGAQVQLNDAPDYIASIERGAQFIDSLLAEEGVVYGVTTGYGDSCTVAVNEALVAELPLHLTRFHGCGMGQYLTEQQARAVMVCRLNSLALGKSGVSYRLLQRLAELLNRNIVPLIPEEGSVGASGDLTPLSYLAAVLQGERQVLFNGEQQDAATVFQQLDITPLVLRPKEGLALMNGTAVMTALACLAFQRADYLARLCARITALASITLQGNSHHFDEILFNAKPHPGQMQVAKWIRDDLQHHTHPRNSERLQDRYSIRCAPHIIGVLVDAQPFMRQFIEIELNSANDNPIVDAEGEHILHGGHFYGGHIAFVMDSLKNAVANLADLLDRQMALMMDPKFNHGLPANLSGSEGPRRVINHGFKAVQIGCSAWTAEALKLTMPASVFSRSTECHNQDKVSMGTIAARDALRVLTLTEQVASAALLAVSQGVRLRVRQQQLSYESLSPALNSLLTQLAEQLPLVDEDRPLEQTLRDTLAKIQQAVWEVPQ; encoded by the coding sequence ATGAGCCGTGTTGCTGACCCGATTATTGTTGGCCAACAACCACTAACCATTGCCCAAGTGGCGGCGGTTGCCGCCGGTGCGCAGGTGCAGCTCAATGATGCGCCCGACTACATCGCCAGCATTGAGCGGGGCGCCCAATTTATTGATAGCCTGCTTGCTGAAGAGGGGGTGGTCTATGGTGTTACCACCGGCTATGGCGACTCCTGCACCGTTGCGGTGAATGAAGCCTTAGTCGCAGAGCTGCCGCTGCATCTGACCCGCTTTCATGGCTGCGGTATGGGGCAATACCTAACTGAGCAGCAAGCACGCGCCGTGATGGTGTGCCGCTTAAATTCGCTGGCATTGGGGAAATCTGGGGTCAGTTATCGCTTATTGCAACGCCTTGCGGAACTGCTTAATCGCAACATAGTGCCACTCATTCCCGAAGAGGGTTCGGTGGGTGCCAGTGGCGATCTCACCCCGCTGTCTTACCTTGCAGCAGTACTGCAAGGCGAACGACAAGTGCTGTTTAATGGCGAACAACAAGATGCTGCGACCGTGTTTCAGCAGTTAGATATCACACCATTAGTGCTACGCCCGAAAGAGGGATTAGCGCTGATGAACGGCACTGCGGTCATGACCGCACTGGCCTGCTTGGCCTTTCAACGGGCGGATTATTTAGCGCGCCTTTGTGCCCGCATTACCGCGCTGGCGTCGATTACGTTGCAAGGCAACAGCCATCATTTTGATGAAATCCTGTTTAATGCCAAACCGCATCCGGGGCAGATGCAAGTGGCCAAATGGATCCGCGACGACCTGCAACACCATACCCATCCGCGCAACAGTGAGCGCTTGCAGGATCGATATTCGATTCGCTGCGCACCGCACATCATCGGGGTTCTGGTGGATGCTCAGCCGTTTATGCGGCAGTTTATTGAAATCGAATTAAACAGCGCCAACGACAATCCGATTGTCGATGCTGAAGGTGAGCATATTCTGCATGGCGGCCATTTTTACGGTGGTCATATCGCCTTTGTGATGGATTCGCTGAAAAACGCGGTGGCGAACTTGGCTGATCTATTGGATCGGCAGATGGCGTTAATGATGGACCCTAAATTCAACCACGGGCTGCCGGCCAATCTATCGGGCAGCGAAGGGCCTCGACGAGTGATTAACCACGGCTTTAAAGCGGTGCAAATCGGTTGTTCTGCATGGACCGCCGAAGCGCTAAAACTGACCATGCCCGCCAGCGTGTTCTCACGCTCAACGGAATGCCACAACCAAGATAAAGTGAGCATGGGCACCATTGCTGCACGGGATGCACTGCGCGTGCTCACTCTGACCGAGCAAGTCGCCAGCGCCGCTTTGTTAGCCGTGAGCCAAGGGGTGCGATTGCGAGTACGGCAACAACAGTTGAGTTACGAGAGTTTGAGCCCGGCGCTTAACAGTCTACTCACCCAGTTAGCCGAACAACTGCCGCTCGTCGACGAAGACCGACCGTTAGAGCAGACACTGCGTGATACATTGGCCAAAATCCAACAAGCGGTATGGGAGGTACCTCAGTGA
- a CDS encoding glycosyltransferase family 2 protein, translating into MKLALVIPNYNHTHYIAATLEALAPLGLHCFLIDDGSNDSTRYLLTELAQQHTWVTLITHPYNRGKGAAVLTGLNAAWQAGFSHALQVDADGQHNLADIPLMMEQAEQQPHALISGLPQYDESIPKARLYGRYITHFWVWIETLSLQIQDSMCGFRIYPLAACHVLMQSGETIGERMDFDTEIMVRLFWRGVPTVHLPTKVIYPDNGVSHFRGVADNWLISKMHTRLFFGMLWRKLTGQRFARAAKASSNQQHWSSISERGSLLGLKILLGCYRLGGHWLARLIMYPVIGYFFISGKHARQASMDFLRRVKQLRPQHPQLIQQLSWRDGLKHFISFGNAALDRVDAWCDRITLSQVDFPGKDQLAAQLERGRGAVLLVSHIGNIELCRAISIHQRQIKVNVMVMSDNSANFNKLIKQLNPDSQLDLLQVSELNPATAMLLQQKIDNGELVVIAADRTSRHSIGRVQYQPFLGQPAAFPEGPFILAGLLDCPVYTLFCIREHGRYIVEVQPFDTPLAGPRAERAARLQQASRVYAERLEQMALRAPLQWFNFYDFWRQDSALSREEDA; encoded by the coding sequence ATGAAGTTAGCGCTGGTCATCCCCAACTACAACCATACCCACTACATCGCCGCAACCCTAGAAGCGTTGGCGCCGTTGGGCTTGCACTGTTTTCTGATTGATGATGGCTCCAACGACAGCACCCGCTACTTGCTGACCGAGTTAGCGCAGCAACATACGTGGGTGACCTTGATTACCCATCCCTATAATCGCGGCAAAGGTGCGGCTGTATTGACCGGTTTAAACGCCGCATGGCAGGCAGGCTTCAGCCATGCGCTGCAAGTGGATGCTGACGGCCAGCATAACTTGGCAGATATTCCGTTGATGATGGAACAAGCTGAGCAGCAGCCACACGCGTTAATCAGTGGCCTACCGCAATACGATGAGTCGATTCCCAAAGCGCGCCTATATGGCCGCTATATCACTCACTTTTGGGTGTGGATTGAAACCCTCAGCCTGCAGATCCAAGATTCGATGTGCGGCTTTCGTATCTATCCGTTAGCCGCCTGTCATGTGCTGATGCAAAGTGGTGAAACCATAGGTGAACGTATGGATTTCGACACCGAAATCATGGTGCGGTTGTTTTGGCGCGGAGTGCCCACCGTGCATCTGCCAACAAAAGTCATCTACCCCGATAACGGCGTCAGCCACTTTCGCGGCGTTGCCGACAACTGGCTGATCAGCAAAATGCATACACGGCTGTTTTTCGGCATGTTATGGCGCAAGTTAACCGGTCAGCGTTTTGCGCGCGCCGCCAAAGCCAGCAGCAATCAGCAGCATTGGTCAAGCATCAGCGAACGCGGCAGCTTGCTCGGGCTAAAGATTTTGCTCGGCTGCTACCGTCTTGGCGGACATTGGTTGGCACGACTGATCATGTACCCTGTGATTGGCTATTTCTTTATTAGTGGTAAACATGCACGCCAGGCCTCCATGGATTTTTTGCGCCGGGTAAAACAGTTGCGGCCGCAACATCCACAGCTAATCCAACAACTCAGTTGGCGCGATGGTCTGAAACACTTCATCAGTTTTGGTAACGCAGCGCTGGATCGGGTTGATGCGTGGTGTGACCGCATTACCCTGAGCCAAGTGGATTTTCCGGGTAAAGACCAACTTGCAGCCCAACTTGAGCGCGGCCGTGGCGCGGTGTTGTTAGTGTCTCATATTGGCAACATTGAGCTGTGCCGCGCCATCTCCATCCATCAACGCCAGATCAAGGTGAACGTGATGGTGATGAGTGATAACAGCGCTAATTTCAATAAGCTGATCAAGCAGCTTAACCCCGATAGCCAACTCGATCTGCTGCAAGTGTCGGAGTTAAACCCGGCGACCGCCATGTTGCTGCAGCAAAAGATAGACAACGGCGAACTGGTGGTGATTGCCGCCGATCGCACTTCGCGCCACAGCATTGGCCGTGTGCAATATCAACCATTTTTAGGCCAACCTGCCGCCTTTCCTGAAGGGCCATTTATTCTGGCAGGTTTGTTAGATTGCCCTGTGTATACCCTGTTTTGTATTCGCGAACATGGCCGCTATATCGTTGAAGTACAGCCGTTTGATACGCCATTAGCCGGGCCTCGCGCTGAACGTGCAGCAAGGTTACAGCAAGCCAGTCGCGTTTATGCTGAACGTTTAGAGCAAATGGCGCTGCGCGCGCCACTGCAATGGTTTAATTTTTATGACTTTTGGCGCCAAGACAGTGCGCTTAGCCGTGAGGAAGATGCATGA
- a CDS encoding 3-hydroxyacyl-ACP dehydratase FabZ family protein — MTKPPLPTVIEHHSEPSCATWLMQIDAEHPAFAGHFPEHPIVPGVVQLDWAVSLGCAHFGYSAAVAQIEVLKFQQLILPNTQFTLTINHDAAKRKLLFSVTAGERRFASGRILLSEGANG; from the coding sequence ATGACTAAACCACCACTTCCGACAGTAATTGAACATCACAGCGAACCGAGCTGCGCCACTTGGCTGATGCAGATCGACGCCGAACATCCTGCTTTTGCCGGTCACTTTCCTGAGCACCCCATTGTGCCCGGCGTGGTGCAGCTGGATTGGGCGGTCAGCTTAGGCTGTGCTCATTTTGGCTATTCCGCTGCTGTAGCCCAAATTGAAGTGCTGAAGTTTCAGCAACTTATTTTGCCTAACACCCAGTTTACCCTCACCATCAACCATGATGCAGCCAAGCGCAAACTGCTGTTTAGCGTCACCGCTGGTGAACGCCGCTTTGCATCGGGGCGCATCCTCTTGAGTGAGGGAGCCAACGGATGA
- a CDS encoding AMP-binding protein, with amino-acid sequence MTQLLKTWLAQGPTPQQLISFNHHDIVTGALFTNQVDAVYQKLQQSPAKRWLLASDSSNLFAVGLCAALIAGKQIILPANTQPGSISQLSAEFDGVLAEQPLSDHGEYLPLRKQLSTGNRPWPQLAEGQQFGELLLFTSGSSGQPKAVRKTLRQLDAEVTVLENTFAKHLPHCSVVATVTHQHIYGLLFKILWPLAASRPFLSDLVEYPETLGYYMALFPKLCLISSPAQLTRLPKALNFERQHQVPSLIFSSGGPLPLEAALGIRQVFASLPIEVYGSTETGGIAYRRQHSAETAWKAFAPMRIARDDSDGALLLNSPYLVDDAQLRCDDSITLLGDGLFRLEGRLDRVVKIEEKRLSLVQMEALLNAHPWVAQSSLILLDGQRQQLGAVVELSDVGHAELLHNGKLHINNTLKSHLLSQFERVTLPRRWRYPERLPQDPQGKIRLQEMLQLFDND; translated from the coding sequence ATGACACAGTTATTGAAAACATGGTTGGCGCAAGGCCCAACGCCGCAACAGCTGATCAGCTTTAACCACCATGACATAGTGACCGGCGCCCTGTTTACCAATCAGGTGGATGCCGTGTACCAAAAACTGCAGCAATCACCCGCTAAACGTTGGTTACTGGCCAGCGATTCAAGTAATCTGTTTGCGGTTGGTCTCTGTGCCGCATTGATTGCCGGAAAGCAGATCATCCTGCCAGCCAACACTCAACCGGGCAGTATCAGCCAACTTAGTGCCGAGTTTGATGGCGTGCTAGCTGAGCAACCTTTGAGTGATCACGGCGAATACCTGCCGCTACGCAAACAGCTGAGCACAGGTAATCGCCCCTGGCCGCAACTTGCTGAAGGCCAGCAATTTGGTGAGCTGTTGCTATTTACCTCAGGCTCAAGCGGCCAACCTAAGGCAGTACGCAAAACGCTACGCCAGCTCGATGCCGAAGTTACGGTACTGGAAAACACCTTTGCCAAACACTTGCCACATTGCAGTGTAGTAGCCACGGTCACCCACCAGCACATCTATGGCCTGCTGTTTAAAATTCTATGGCCATTAGCGGCTAGTCGGCCATTTTTGAGTGACCTCGTCGAATATCCTGAAACGCTGGGATATTACATGGCGCTATTTCCCAAGCTGTGTTTGATCAGCAGCCCAGCGCAGTTAACTCGATTACCCAAGGCGCTTAATTTTGAGCGGCAACATCAAGTACCCAGCCTTATTTTCAGCTCCGGCGGCCCTCTGCCGTTAGAAGCGGCGCTTGGCATTCGCCAAGTGTTTGCCAGCTTGCCGATTGAAGTCTACGGCAGCACCGAAACCGGCGGCATTGCTTATCGGCGCCAGCACAGTGCAGAAACGGCGTGGAAGGCCTTTGCTCCTATGCGAATCGCTCGTGATGATAGCGATGGCGCACTGTTGCTGAACTCACCGTATCTGGTGGATGATGCGCAGCTACGCTGCGATGACAGCATTACCTTGCTCGGTGATGGCTTATTTCGCCTAGAAGGTCGGCTCGACCGCGTGGTAAAAATCGAAGAGAAGCGCTTATCGCTGGTGCAAATGGAAGCCTTACTCAACGCGCATCCGTGGGTGGCACAAAGCAGTCTTATCCTACTTGATGGCCAACGCCAACAGTTAGGCGCTGTGGTGGAACTGTCGGATGTTGGTCATGCCGAACTGCTGCACAATGGTAAACTTCATATTAACAACACGCTTAAAAGTCATCTCCTTAGCCAATTTGAGCGTGTGACTTTGCCGCGGCGCTGGCGTTATCCCGAGCGACTGCCGCAAGACCCACAAGGAAAGATTCGTCTGCAAGAGATGCTGCAGCTGTTTGATAATGACTAA
- a CDS encoding COG4648 family protein produces the protein MAAILQTLTIVVLLGYPFAVYFGLQYLPANSVAMLLAALLLLRLMLQKQQVKALIAPIVLGLALTLGSAIAKQQDWLLFYPLVINGAMLVLFGGSLWRTPCMVERLARITEPDLPDSARPYLCKVTLLWCGLFVLNGAAALYTALWSSIETWTLYNGLIAYLLIGTLAGGEWLYRHFYLKSS, from the coding sequence ATGGCCGCTATACTGCAAACGCTGACCATAGTCGTACTGCTGGGTTATCCGTTTGCAGTGTATTTTGGCTTGCAGTATCTGCCAGCCAATAGTGTCGCCATGCTGTTAGCCGCCTTACTGTTACTGCGGTTAATGCTGCAAAAACAACAGGTGAAGGCGCTGATTGCACCTATCGTGCTCGGCTTAGCACTAACGCTTGGCAGCGCTATCGCCAAACAGCAAGATTGGCTGCTGTTTTATCCGCTGGTGATCAACGGTGCCATGCTGGTGCTGTTTGGCGGTTCGTTGTGGCGCACGCCTTGTATGGTCGAGCGGTTGGCGCGTATCACTGAACCCGATTTGCCCGACAGCGCCCGCCCCTATTTATGCAAGGTGACCCTGCTGTGGTGCGGTTTATTTGTGCTCAATGGCGCTGCAGCGCTGTACACTGCGTTATGGAGCAGCATTGAGACTTGGACACTTTACAATGGCTTAATTGCTTATCTGCTGATAGGTACATTGGCCGGCGGCGAATGGTTGTACCGCCACTTTTACCTGAAAAGTTCGTAA
- a CDS encoding acyl carrier protein, with the protein MQNREQILQMLSRILQDEFEIDADDISEEASLYQDLDLDSIDAVDLVIKLQQITGKKIQPEAFKSVRTVGDVVNAIEQLVQE; encoded by the coding sequence ATGCAAAATCGTGAACAGATACTGCAGATGCTGAGTCGTATTCTGCAAGACGAATTTGAAATTGATGCCGACGATATTAGCGAAGAAGCGTCCTTGTACCAAGATCTGGATCTAGACAGCATCGACGCGGTCGACTTGGTGATCAAGTTGCAGCAGATTACCGGCAAAAAGATCCAACCAGAAGCCTTTAAGAGCGTGCGTACGGTTGGCGATGTCGTCAACGCCATCGAGCAATTGGTTCAGGAATAA
- a CDS encoding phosphopantetheine-binding protein — MSLHNEIKQLIIDSLDLEDVTVEDIETDAPLFGEGLGLDSIDALELGLAIKKQFDVKLEANSAATRDYFYSVASLAKFIESQRA; from the coding sequence ATGAGCTTACATAACGAAATTAAGCAGTTGATTATCGATAGTCTCGACCTCGAGGATGTGACGGTTGAAGACATCGAAACTGACGCACCCCTGTTTGGTGAAGGCCTTGGGTTGGACTCTATCGACGCCCTTGAATTGGGGTTGGCGATTAAAAAGCAGTTTGACGTCAAGCTGGAAGCCAACTCCGCTGCGACCCGCGACTATTTTTACAGCGTGGCCAGTTTAGCCAAGTTTATTGAATCACAACGTGCGTGA
- a CDS encoding lysophospholipid acyltransferase family protein, producing the protein MVSLYPLRWLAGIACYIAFGVGGLLSSVTVLPLLKYWPGTPEQRIKRVQKAVHVMFRGFVKMLTAAKVVKVSARCREQLRNAESMVVIANHPTLIDVVVLISLMPNAGCIVKQGLWRNPFMRGVLSAAGYIPNRAAELLLQDCQQVLQRGTNLVIFPEGTRTQKGTVINDFARGAANIALRCAAPVLPVVLKVHNAGLTKQDPWYAIPHRTIEMQVLTGAPVTAAGLTDDDTHAKQARQLTRDLEFYYRQQLNEHYELT; encoded by the coding sequence ATGGTTAGCCTTTATCCATTGCGCTGGTTAGCAGGAATTGCCTGTTATATCGCCTTTGGCGTGGGCGGACTGTTAAGTTCAGTCACTGTGCTGCCACTGCTCAAATACTGGCCTGGCACGCCAGAACAGCGGATTAAGCGGGTACAAAAAGCGGTACATGTGATGTTTCGCGGTTTTGTAAAAATGCTTACCGCGGCCAAAGTGGTCAAGGTTAGTGCTCGCTGCCGCGAACAACTACGCAATGCTGAGAGCATGGTGGTGATCGCTAATCACCCGACATTGATTGATGTGGTTGTGCTTATCAGCCTGATGCCAAACGCAGGCTGCATCGTCAAACAGGGGCTTTGGCGTAATCCGTTTATGCGCGGCGTGCTATCCGCTGCTGGCTATATTCCTAATCGCGCGGCAGAGCTATTGCTCCAAGACTGCCAACAGGTGCTACAACGCGGCACCAATTTAGTGATTTTCCCTGAGGGGACGCGCACACAAAAAGGCACAGTAATTAATGACTTTGCCCGCGGTGCTGCTAATATCGCCCTACGCTGCGCTGCGCCCGTGTTACCCGTGGTGCTAAAAGTGCACAATGCAGGGTTAACCAAGCAAGATCCGTGGTACGCCATTCCACACCGCACCATTGAGATGCAGGTGCTGACCGGCGCGCCGGTAACTGCCGCTGGCTTAACAGATGATGACACACACGCTAAGCAGGCGCGGCAACTTACGCGCGATCTTGAATTTTATTACCGACAACAACTAAATGAACACTATGAGCTTACATAA